The Mycobacterium sp. EPa45 genomic interval GACGGTGACGGCATGCTGCACATCGTTGGGTTCCGTGACGGAAAGGCGTTCTACCGCAACCGCTTTGTTCGCACCGACGGGTTCGCGGCGGAGAACGCTGCCGGTGGCCCGCTCTGGCCGGGCCTGGCAGAACCACTGCCGCTCGCGAAGGTCGATTACGGCTGGGGCGCGCGCACGTTGATGAAGGATGCCTCCAGCACCGACGTGGTTGTGCACCGGGGCACCGCGTTGACGAGCTTCTACCAGTGCGGTGACCTGTACCGCGTCGACCCGTACTCCGCCGAGACGCTCGGCAAGGAGACGTGGGGCGGCCGCTTTCCGGCCGACTGGGGTGTCTCGGCCCACCCCAAGGTCGACGAACGCACCGACGAAATGCTGTTCTTCAACTACTCGAAGAAGGCACCCTACATGCACTACGGGGTCGTCGACGCGAACAACGACCTGGTGCACTACGTCGATGTGCCGCTGCCCGGCCCGCGACTGCCGCACGATATGGCTTTCACTCGAAACTACGTGATCCTCAACGACTTCCCGCTGTTCTGGGATCCCGAACTGCTGGAGCGCGACGTGCACATGGCCCGGTTCCATCGGGACATGCCGTCGCGGTTCGCGGTCCTGCCCCGGCGGGGCACGAGTGGCCAGATCCAGTGGTTCGAGGCCGACCCGACGTTCGTGCTGCACTTCGTCAACGCCTACGAGGATGGTGACGAGATCGTACTGGACGGTTTCTTCCAGGGCGATCCCGAGCCGACCGACAACGGCACCGGCACCAAGTGGCAGCGGGCGTTCCGGTTCCTCGCGCTCGACCGCATGCAGGCCCGGCTGCACCGCTGGCGGCTCAACCTGCGCACCGGCGGGCTCACCGAAGAACCGTTGTCGGACAGCATCACCGAGTTCGGCATGATCAACACCGGTCATCTCGGCGAGCCGTATCGCTACACCTGGGCTGCCACCGGTAAGCCGGGCTGGTTCCTGTTCGACGGACTGGTCCGCCACGACGTGCGCACCGGCGCCGAAGAGCGCTACTCCTTCGGCGACGGGGTCTACGGCAGCGAGACGGCCATGGCGCCGCGCGTCGGCAGCCGGGCCGAGGACGACGGCTACCTGGTCACGCTCACCACCGACATGACCGCCGACGCCTCGTACTGCCTGGTTTTCGACGCGGCCCGGCTCGCCGACGGTCCTGTGTGCAAACTTCAACTGCCGGAACGGATCTCCAGCGGCACACACTCCACCTGGGTAGCCGGAGACGCGCTGCGCCGCTGGCATACCGCGGACTCGGCCGCCGAGGCGATCGGGCTGTAGTGAGCGAAACGCAGTCCGTCGAGACGCCCATCGTCCTGGCGCCCGACGGCCCCAATGCCATCGGCCGCATGCTGGGCCTACTCGGCGACGAGTGGAACCTACTGATCGTCCAGCAGGCGCTGCTCGGCGCCAGCCGCTACAGCCAGTTCATGTCGCGGCTGCCGATCTCGAACTCGGTGCTTACCAATCGGCTGCGGACCCTGGTCGGCGACGGACTGCTGACCCGCAAGGTGCATGCCTCCACCCGGGCGCGTACCGAGTACCTGATCACCGGCCGCGGGCGTTCGCTGTGGCCGGCACTGTTGTCGATCTGGGAGTGGGAACGCAACTGGGTCGCCGAGCATCAGGAAGCGTTACCAGCCATGCGCCACCTGGCGTGCGGGTCGCACTTCGCACCGTTGTTGCGGTGCAACACCTGTCTGGCCGTGGTGACCGGATCCGAAGTGGAGCTGAGCCTGGGCCCGAGCGGAGATTGGACACGGTCGGCGCCGGCCGCCTCGACGCGGCGCCGATCGGAATCCGAGAGCGCGGCGCGCGAGGCCGGGCTGTTCCCGCAGACGATGAGCGTGTTCGGTAATCGTTGGGCTGCAGCACTTCTGGTGGCGGCCTTCCTGGGCACCACCCGCTTCACCGATTTCCAGACCCAGCTCGGCGCGCCGCCGAGCCTGCTGGCCGAACGGCTCCAGACGTTCTGCAATCTCGGCGTGTTCACCACCGCGCCGACATCGCGCTCCGGTCCTGAGCGCGCCGCCTACCTGTTGACCGAGAAGGGGCGGGCGTTCTTTCCGGTGCTGACCGCCGCATTGCAGTGGGCGCAGTGGTGGTTCCAGGCGCCCGAAGGACCGGCGATCGTGATGACCCACAATGGCTGCGGGTCGGGTTTCACCGGCGAGCTTGCCTGCGATCGCTGCACCGAACGGCTGAGCGGGGCCCAGGTCAGTACCGTCGCTATTTAGGCGGAAGTATCTGGAATCCCTTGAGGATCGCGGCCGAATCGGCTGCGTAGGTGGGGTTGTCGGGCTTGATCGTCTGCACGGTCAGCGTGCTGACGTAGTTGATGTCGCCATCTTGGTAAACCACCGCCAGTGAGGTGGCGGTGCGGGCCGGGATCTTGCCCATGGCCGGCGCGGTGTACGAGGTGGTTTGGGCGGTCGACCCGCACACCTGTGCGGGAGTGCTCTTGAGATCCTTGACCTTCAGCCGCGCGACCAGCTGCTGGTTCTGCGCGTCCAGGATTGCCTGCGCGTGGCCCACGTCGGTACTCACCTTCTGCAGGGTGACGACGGCATTGGGGGTGAATCCCTCATCGGTGAGCCCCGGATTCCGGATGGCGTACCGGATCGACTCGGAGTCCAGCTTGGTGGTGCGCTCCCAGCCCTGCGGCTGCGGTAGTCGCAGCCGCGGCTCCTGGTCGGTGCGGGTTGGGATGTCGGTCATCGGCAACGACACCTCGTTGCACTTGGCGGCTTCGGCCTTGTTCTTGTCGTCCGAACAGCCCGTGATCGTCACCGTCAGCGCGACCGCCAGTACGGCCGCCGCGACTGAAGTCACCTTGTGCAATGTCACCCCTTCGAAGAGCCCGGCCCAGCCTACCGGGGCCGCGAAATCTCCGAAAAAAGTGTTAGCACTCTCCACCTCCGAGTGCTAATCTGGCAGTGCACAGTAAAGCTGCCCGCCAGGGTGGTGGGCTTGCGTTCAGCGATGCAGGAGGTGAGTACTGTGCTTCGCTTCGATCCGTTCAATGACCTTGAAGCCATGACCCGGGGACTGTTGGCCAGCCAGACCGGAACCGATCGCAGCCCCCGATTCATGCCGATGGACCTCTACAAGGTCGACGACCATTACGTGCTGACCGCCGACCTTCCCGGCGTAGATCCAGGTTCGATCGACGTCAATGTCGACAACGGGACTCTGACGCTCACGGCGCACCGGTCGGCCCGCTCCGAGGACTCGGTGCAGTGGTTGACCAGTGAGAGATTCTTCGGCACCTACCGCCGGCAGCTGTCACTCGGTGAAGGTGTCGACACCGCCAAGATCTCGGCCACCTACGAGAACGGCGTGTTGACGGTGACGATCCCCCTGGCCGAGCGCGCCAAGGCGCGCCGCATCGAAGTCACCCGTTCCGGCGAGAGCAAGCCCATCGAGGCGACCACCGTCGAAGCGGGCTGAGGCTCAACCGTTTTTAGTTCAGGCTCAGCCGTCACCTATGACGGTTGAGCCTGAACGTCAGGTTGTTGCGCACCGCCGGCCATTCGATGTCCAGGATG includes:
- a CDS encoding carotenoid oxygenase family protein, which gives rise to MDTEIVGKFLSTLPEDDDHPYRTGPWRPQTTEWRADDLLVVDGEIPTDLDGVYLRNTENPLHPALKAYHPFDGDGMLHIVGFRDGKAFYRNRFVRTDGFAAENAAGGPLWPGLAEPLPLAKVDYGWGARTLMKDASSTDVVVHRGTALTSFYQCGDLYRVDPYSAETLGKETWGGRFPADWGVSAHPKVDERTDEMLFFNYSKKAPYMHYGVVDANNDLVHYVDVPLPGPRLPHDMAFTRNYVILNDFPLFWDPELLERDVHMARFHRDMPSRFAVLPRRGTSGQIQWFEADPTFVLHFVNAYEDGDEIVLDGFFQGDPEPTDNGTGTKWQRAFRFLALDRMQARLHRWRLNLRTGGLTEEPLSDSITEFGMINTGHLGEPYRYTWAATGKPGWFLFDGLVRHDVRTGAEERYSFGDGVYGSETAMAPRVGSRAEDDGYLVTLTTDMTADASYCLVFDAARLADGPVCKLQLPERISSGTHSTWVAGDALRRWHTADSAAEAIGL
- a CDS encoding helix-turn-helix domain-containing protein gives rise to the protein MSETQSVETPIVLAPDGPNAIGRMLGLLGDEWNLLIVQQALLGASRYSQFMSRLPISNSVLTNRLRTLVGDGLLTRKVHASTRARTEYLITGRGRSLWPALLSIWEWERNWVAEHQEALPAMRHLACGSHFAPLLRCNTCLAVVTGSEVELSLGPSGDWTRSAPAASTRRRSESESAAREAGLFPQTMSVFGNRWAAALLVAAFLGTTRFTDFQTQLGAPPSLLAERLQTFCNLGVFTTAPTSRSGPERAAYLLTEKGRAFFPVLTAALQWAQWWFQAPEGPAIVMTHNGCGSGFTGELACDRCTERLSGAQVSTVAI
- a CDS encoding LpqN/LpqT family lipoprotein, translating into MTSVAAAVLAVALTVTITGCSDDKNKAEAAKCNEVSLPMTDIPTRTDQEPRLRLPQPQGWERTTKLDSESIRYAIRNPGLTDEGFTPNAVVTLQKVSTDVGHAQAILDAQNQQLVARLKVKDLKSTPAQVCGSTAQTTSYTAPAMGKIPARTATSLAVVYQDGDINYVSTLTVQTIKPDNPTYAADSAAILKGFQILPPK
- a CDS encoding Hsp20/alpha crystallin family protein; this translates as MLRFDPFNDLEAMTRGLLASQTGTDRSPRFMPMDLYKVDDHYVLTADLPGVDPGSIDVNVDNGTLTLTAHRSARSEDSVQWLTSERFFGTYRRQLSLGEGVDTAKISATYENGVLTVTIPLAERAKARRIEVTRSGESKPIEATTVEAG